The sequence CACCCGCTCGGATGCAGCGGTCAGTAGTGCATCTTTAATCTTTGATGGAGACCAGATGCCGTAGTGTCTGTCAAAATACATCCGTAGATTGGCAAGGTCCGCATCGTTCCAACCGTCCTTCACCTGCTCCCATGGTAACTTTCCATTGACATCCATCAGGTGCTTCATCTGGTTATATGCGATGCCTTGAAGTCTTGGGTCAAAGCGCATGATGGTTAAGATGTTGGTGGGTGTATCTTTTACACTTCCGTTTTTATTAAGATCCAGTGACAGCTGCCAAGATAGGTCATCCTCACTCTCATCTGTTTCAGTTTCTTGACCTTCCCTTTCACCCTTTGGCTCTCCATTAAATTCTTCTCTTAACTCTTCCTCTCGCTCTTTTGCCAGCTGGGCCCTCACCCTTTCATCCTGGGTACAGAACTCTTGCATGGCCTTAAAGGATGGTAGTTGTTTTTTCTCATCAGCATCTTCATCAAGCTCCCCAAACTTATGGATCCGAACTAAATCAAATGCGTTACACAGTTTACCGCAGGCAGGGTCTGTAGCATGATGGGAATAAGCATAGCGATTGTTGTAAATTACCACACCTGCAGTAGAATCCGCTGGAATGTAGTCATAGCGCTCCGGCATCACACTGGGTGTGTAAACTTCGGATAAATACACTTCAATCGCTTCTTCTAATGAATAAGCCCTGCAAAATGCTCCGATCATACCATCCTTCTTTAATGGATCTGCTTGTTTTTGCATCAGCTTTTGAAGTAGTGTTGTCTCCCTTGATGATACTGGCCAACTTGAAGAGTCCTGCCAGTTCTCATACAGCTCCAAAATAGTATCAGGATTTAATAAATCCCCTTCAATAATTCTAAAAAAGTATTCTCCATCAGATGATGTGCTGGGCCAGTACATTAAACGATTGGGTTCATAGGTGGTGTCATCGAAGACCTCGATATCAATTTCCTTTGCAATTTTTCTACTGATAGCCTGATACTCATCTGCACTGACTGGTCTTGCTAATGGAATGATCAGTCTGAGCCTTGGCTTTTCCTTTGTGTGTTTATGGGTGGAGTAAATACAGCAGGTATATCCATAGAGAAGCTCAATATTTTCTGCAATCTCTACTGCGTCCTTTCCATGGTCCATATCTAGGGTTAGCATAGACCTGTGGATGATACTTTCCTTTCTCCGTCTTCCGTCCTTAAGCTTTCCAGCTACAAATCCCCCTACATCTTTGATGTTGTCTTGCTGGTACTTTTTCATCTTGCGATACTCTTCCTGAGTTTCGCTGGTAACCGTAGTCTGGGAGAGCTTTTTTGTAAACTCTTCCCATGAGACGGTCTTTTCTTTCCAAACTTTATCTTTACGGCTATTGCCGGTTGATATAATAAATTTCATGGCGTCCTCCTTTACTTCAACTTGTCTTTATCAGGAATTGGACTTCCTTGGTACTAATCTTTCTGGTAGAAATCACATTCATAGCCATCAGCTGCTAGTGGTAGCCCTTTCGCCCATGCTGGTGCAATTCCCATGATTTCACAGACTTTCTCAACCGATGATTTTCCATTTGGAACTTCACAAATCACCTCATCATGGACATGAGCGACAATCTTAAATCCTGCTTCATCAAGCCTTAGCAATGCATGAGCTAAAATATCTCTGGCTGTTGCCTGTACGATATTCTCTACAATTTTGGGTCCATAGGTTTCTATCCGTTCCCACTTTCTTGTAGTACCAATGCCTTCATAGGTCAGACCTTCACGACCAAATTTATTAAGGGCAAGCTTTGGTTTCACATAAACCAGATCCCGGCCTGATGGCAATGTCACAAAGAGCATGCCGCTTTTACAGTTAAACAAGATCCCATGGGTTCGGGTTTTTGTTCTTTCTTTGACGGCTGTGATGGCTGCCCTATCAATGTCCCACCAAAACTGAACAATTCTTGGATTAGCATTTCTCCAGTTGTCAATTAATCCTTGAAGTTCGTATTCTTCAACTCCCATCTCTAAAGCTCCCATAGATTTCAATGCACCTACTCCTCCACCATAACCACAAGCAAGCTCTGAAACCTTCCCCTTTTGTCTTAAGGGACTGCCTTTTTTGACTTCCTCAATGGGCACATGAAACATCATGGAGGCAGAAGCTTCGTAGATTTTCCCGTGAGAGGCGAATACCTCTATGCGCCACTTCTCCCCAGCAAGCCAAGAGATGACTCTTGCTTCTATGGCTGAGAAGTCAGCTACGATAAAACGATGGTCTTTTTTGGGGACAAAGGCGGTTCTAATGAGCTCTGATAAGACTCCTGGTGTGTTTCCAAAGAGTAGATCGATATCTTCAAATCGGCCTTCCTTCACCAGATCTCTGGCAAGCTTTAAGTCAGGTAAGTGATTCTGTGGTAGATTTTGCACCTGAACTAAGCGCCCTGCCCATCTTCCTGTTCTATTGGCTCCATAAAACTGTAGCAGTCCATGAACTCTTCCATCAGAACATACAGCTCTCTCGATGGCTTCATATTTTTTAACACTGGTCTTTGCCATAAGAAGCCTTAGTTTAAGCGCTTCTTCTACCTCTCCCTCTGTTTCATCCACCAGCTCCTTGACATTCTTTTTTGATAAACTTTCCACTTCTACTCCACGTTCTGATAGCCAGGTCTTTAGCTGAGCTACAGAGTTTGGATTTTCTAGACCCGTTAATTCATAGGCCTTTTCTGTTGCTACTACAGTAAACTGCCTGTCACAGGAAATGGCCTGCATCACAAAATCCATATCTACCTCAAAGCCTCGGTCGTTGATGCGCTGATCCAATTCATAAAGGGCTTGTTCAGTTTCCCGTATAGGGTAGTCTTTAATCCTTTCTCTTATAGCCAGTTCCACTTCAACATCTCGGATGTTGTACTGTTTAAATAGCTCCCATTTCTCCGGTGCATCTGATGGCAGGTTTCTTTCCCTTCCCCCATTGGCTGCAGTGGGTTTACACGGTAGACAGAAGTATCGAATCAGTGCTTTTCCTTCTGTCATCTTCTGTTCTTTTAGGTTTAGTACTTTTGCTACCCCCTCCAGGTGGAGAGGAAGTCCAAGCATTGCTGCCTGAACCTCACTGCATCTCCACGAAGATGGGTCAAGGTAGATTTCTTTACCAAGTTTCTTTGTTAAATACCTCATAAGGGCTACTCTCTCAAAGTTGGCATTAAATGCGGTCTTGATAACCTTTGGGTTCTGAAGTGCATCCAAAATCTCTGTGCTAAGGCTATCCCCACTGGCTAGATCAATAAGTTTAACTGGCTCACAGTCTATGCTGTAAGCAAAGAGTAGTATGTCAAAATTAGGGCTGTCGGTGTAGCGGTAAACGCCACACTTACCAAGGTCAATATCTGAAAATGTCTCAATATCAACGCTCATTACTTTCATGGCATTACCGCCCTCCTTCCTATTAATGATTGTTCTTTACCTTTAAGATAAAAAGTCATCGTCTTCTTCAATCTGGAACTCGTCTTCAGCTCTCGTCATACCGCCTAAAGGTTCACCATCCCTTAGCTTCTGTGCATTACCAAGGCCTGCGGCGATTCCACGGTTTCCGTTGACATTAAAAGCGTAGAAATTGATGCTGACCTTACCGTAGCAGCCACTATAGACTTCACTTCTATCGATGATGGTTTGAAGTTTTGCATCTACAATCTGCGGAGCATTCTTTGAATTTGTGTTGATGAAGTAGGCATCTGCATAATTAGGATCATCAGGCCTATCAATATCTCCATCACGAAGAGGTGTCTTTAAATTGGTTGGCACCTTCCCTCCAAACTTAGCTGCCCCCTCTTTCTTGGCTTCCTCAATGGCTTTTAAAACCATGTTGATTGTTCTCTTATCACTCTTAGGGATAATAACTGATACGCTGTACTTAGGGTCTGAACCATTGATGCTCTTTGGTTCAAACAAATTCACGAAACTAAATCTTCCTGCAACAACAACTCTTGTATTTTTACTCATAATCTTTTCCTCCTTAAATTTGGCTCTCTTGAGCATTTCATTGTTATTAACTAATTAATTTTCCACTTGAAACTCTGCTTCAATAGGCTCTATGGCTTCACGCTTGTCCGTCTCAGGGACAAGGGCCAATTTACCCTTTGGCTTTTCTACATAATCCCCTAAGATATCTTTGAACTTTTTCTTGCCCATGAGCTTTTCCATCTCTGTAATGCTAATCAGGGATTGTTTAAAGATGTCGGTGTATCCAGCTTCTTTTGCCTTTTCTGCTACTACATCTTCATCTGCATATTTTCTTCTGGTCCTTCCTTCCACCAGCTTGAACCCTGCCCATTGTTTCCCTTCGTTGATGGCAAGGGCTGTGGCGTAGGTATAAATATCACTGGCCCATTTAGAAAGCTCATCTGCAAGGCCTATGATTTCAGCGACCTCTTCATCTAGAAGAAGGGCTGGATCTTGAAACTCATACTTTAAAAGCTCTAAATTCTTTACAGCTCTGGCCCGGCATTGATTTCGTGCCCGGCAGAAGCGGCAATGATCTCCTGCGCAAAACTCACCATCTCCGTTACTGGCAAGAAGCGCCTTTGGCTTTAACTCCTGCTCTGCCCAGTTAAGAAGTTCATCTACAGTAACTTCATAAGTTGAGAAGTTATCTACCCTTGGCTGAATGATTGTCATGGACACTTTTTCAATGTCATAGAGCATTTCAAATAGAGATAGGGCTCCTAGTGCATAGAGCATCATTTGGGGATTTTTTTCAGCTGACACCACCACACCACGACCATATTTCAGGTCAATCACATGAAGTGTTCCGTTCCCTACAACGACTAGGTCACCGGTGCCAAAGCCTTCTGGCACATAATCACTAAAGTCCAGTTTCTGTTCGATAAGGATCTGTAGGTCCTGACATTCTTCCTTGGCATTTTCTATAATTCCGAGGCAGTACTCCACATATAGGTCTGTCATTTCATCCATCTCATCTGAGTGAAATTTACTGGTAGGTTTTTTTGAGCGCATTTTCAGGGCTTTCTTTAACTTGTGCTCCGCCAGATCATGAGCCGCTGTACCCTCTTCTGCAAAGATGCTGGTCTCATTAGGAAACTGCTGTTCTAAAAGGGCTGAGGGTGTACAGTCCATCCACCGGTGGGCACCTGATGCTGACAGAACAGAGTGTGCATTATATGAACCACTCACTTTAGATCACCCACTTCCTCCATGACCTTCTTATAGTGAGAAGAGTCTAGTGCCGTAAGTTTCTGCGCCCCATACTTATTTAAGATGGCCTTTACTGCCTCTCTGTGTCCTTCTCGGTTCTTTGCTGCCATTAGAGCTCTCACCTCTTCAAGACTTGGTGTCTTTTCCTTTGGCTGATTTTCTTCCTTAGTCTCTTGGACGACTTCAGTTTTATCTTCAGTTTGTATAGGTGTCTCTTTTACATCTGTTTGTGTTGTAGCTGCACTACCTTCGATAGCCTGTACCAAATCTTCTATGCTAGATGCTAGGCTTCTCATATTCTCAACCACCTCAAGGGCCAGCTTGATCCTACTCATGGGCTTCTCCTCCCTTCTTCTTAAGATAGTTATCTGTTAGCTTCTTCAGTGTGTTAGCCATATCTAAGGCTTCCCAAGGTGTGTCTATTTCCTTTTCTCCCAGGATCATCTTGTCTCTGCCAAAGTGACCGTAGGCAGCAAACTGTTTATAGATAGGTCTTTTAAGTCC comes from Alkalicella caledoniensis and encodes:
- a CDS encoding virulence-associated E family protein, whose protein sequence is MKFIISTGNSRKDKVWKEKTVSWEEFTKKLSQTTVTSETQEEYRKMKKYQQDNIKDVGGFVAGKLKDGRRRKESIIHRSMLTLDMDHGKDAVEIAENIELLYGYTCCIYSTHKHTKEKPRLRLIIPLARPVSADEYQAISRKIAKEIDIEVFDDTTYEPNRLMYWPSTSSDGEYFFRIIEGDLLNPDTILELYENWQDSSSWPVSSRETTLLQKLMQKQADPLKKDGMIGAFCRAYSLEEAIEVYLSEVYTPSVMPERYDYIPADSTAGVVIYNNRYAYSHHATDPACGKLCNAFDLVRIHKFGELDEDADEKKQLPSFKAMQEFCTQDERVRAQLAKEREEELREEFNGEPKGEREGQETETDESEDDLSWQLSLDLNKNGSVKDTPTNILTIMRFDPRLQGIAYNQMKHLMDVNGKLPWEQVKDGWNDADLANLRMYFDRHYGIWSPSKIKDALLTAASERVFHPIKDYLNQLPVWDGNERVDRLLIDYLGAEDNKYTRAVMRKTLVAAVARIYEPGTKFDYILVLNGPQGIGKSTFFAKLGGAWFSDSLTVSDMRDKAGAEKLQGYWILELGELAGLRKIDVETVKSFITRTDDKFRHSYGVNVENHPRQCIIVGSTNNISGFLRDITGNRRFWPVRVSGGKKSVWNIQDVDQIWAEALARYKDGEDMILKGDEELMALEEQRDAMEADDREGLIRDYLDTLLPENWDNMDLYERRSFLAGQSEFGSEMPVGKKRRDKVCVHEIWCECLGKDKTNLRRQDSYEIIGVLMRIGSWESYTGNKQGQTRFPLYGNQKTFCRVRNGEEDLITREQGSNDSDL
- a CDS encoding DNA polymerase: MKVMSVDIETFSDIDLGKCGVYRYTDSPNFDILLFAYSIDCEPVKLIDLASGDSLSTEILDALQNPKVIKTAFNANFERVALMRYLTKKLGKEIYLDPSSWRCSEVQAAMLGLPLHLEGVAKVLNLKEQKMTEGKALIRYFCLPCKPTAANGGRERNLPSDAPEKWELFKQYNIRDVEVELAIRERIKDYPIRETEQALYELDQRINDRGFEVDMDFVMQAISCDRQFTVVATEKAYELTGLENPNSVAQLKTWLSERGVEVESLSKKNVKELVDETEGEVEEALKLRLLMAKTSVKKYEAIERAVCSDGRVHGLLQFYGANRTGRWAGRLVQVQNLPQNHLPDLKLARDLVKEGRFEDIDLLFGNTPGVLSELIRTAFVPKKDHRFIVADFSAIEARVISWLAGEKWRIEVFASHGKIYEASASMMFHVPIEEVKKGSPLRQKGKVSELACGYGGGVGALKSMGALEMGVEEYELQGLIDNWRNANPRIVQFWWDIDRAAITAVKERTKTRTHGILFNCKSGMLFVTLPSGRDLVYVKPKLALNKFGREGLTYEGIGTTRKWERIETYGPKIVENIVQATARDILAHALLRLDEAGFKIVAHVHDEVICEVPNGKSSVEKVCEIMGIAPAWAKGLPLAADGYECDFYQKD
- a CDS encoding DUF2815 family protein; this encodes MSKNTRVVVAGRFSFVNLFEPKSINGSDPKYSVSVIIPKSDKRTINMVLKAIEEAKKEGAAKFGGKVPTNLKTPLRDGDIDRPDDPNYADAYFINTNSKNAPQIVDAKLQTIIDRSEVYSGCYGKVSINFYAFNVNGNRGIAAGLGNAQKLRDGEPLGGMTRAEDEFQIEEDDDFLS
- a CDS encoding DUF2800 domain-containing protein, whose product is MSGSYNAHSVLSASGAHRWMDCTPSALLEQQFPNETSIFAEEGTAAHDLAEHKLKKALKMRSKKPTSKFHSDEMDEMTDLYVEYCLGIIENAKEECQDLQILIEQKLDFSDYVPEGFGTGDLVVVGNGTLHVIDLKYGRGVVVSAEKNPQMMLYALGALSLFEMLYDIEKVSMTIIQPRVDNFSTYEVTVDELLNWAEQELKPKALLASNGDGEFCAGDHCRFCRARNQCRARAVKNLELLKYEFQDPALLLDEEVAEIIGLADELSKWASDIYTYATALAINEGKQWAGFKLVEGRTRRKYADEDVVAEKAKEAGYTDIFKQSLISITEMEKLMGKKKFKDILGDYVEKPKGKLALVPETDKREAIEPIEAEFQVEN